The Strigops habroptila isolate Jane chromosome 8, bStrHab1.2.pri, whole genome shotgun sequence genome includes a window with the following:
- the SPHKAP gene encoding A-kinase anchor protein SPHKAP isoform X3, whose protein sequence is MSGRSEPAAAETGRPPHAAPSNFESPLMHEVPEHQGSSTDSSASSLGSSVTACKKILCSNSLLESTDYWLQNQRTPCQIGFLEDKSESNCASVCFVNLDANRDDCSDEQVKQRLISVSPNLPKLISSMNVQPPKENEIVLLSGLTSGNLQADYEVPQCPWLADVCLVQCARGDRRNSASCIIFEINKFLIGLELVQERQLQIEAHVLKPEDDTNCSVSSIEEDFLTASEHLEDDNEADECKTGHEKLSVSEASSDVKKNKVKGFENSRYRKTRLPSILEGNCTNEDNAATGVSEAVNVVPEGNILQPEDKSDQEIPRQKELAGRATSSFSTNNLTNDVENSYAAQDLEDVSLTKMAKEELGPLHGPTAKHNSKTDGDDCAGIRKTDPLPQDERATTGQYATNLAESVLQDAFIRLSQSQPTFSEEAAVSISVGSSCKSEDASASRSWNELPKIVIVQSPDSSEHISDWPGSAFPSLCHWTESESSAEVSDYFEEGHSNGHGQSALEVALACAATVIGTISSPQAAEKFRQDEEATQSNNGAVDNEEHTTPSQLLDCAGTEYSFPSALCGMTQVASAVAVCGLGETKEEKYPATSSGLLSAAQTSAAITLHCSIALGSSMEKLNDSIAEALLKEASIILTKPNTYKNVGHFMESINGKIIETATRPQIPHTDEVIRDELAQNLSNIILRHSMEEVRKKRQLHPCSENCSNTQDIFMETATGLLFNIVYFTFKKMNDIRQVEECSPLFSGGTKAEKVTRAEEWSTQATEHETSHSPLDHSAVKPFDTSYSTSSSKDLVNVTNTRKSNMKDVNSKESATLDSEPTRRATGHNALVAKTSPKKRYLKRTTRDCYKSPNQSNNHQKKKDYRSFSDRENTLANNECKHGVQKQLSSSAVMNAENRAKHKSDALLNNDVEVSLSLLGNHVLLPSQPVLQVKHSRDKYYITDFAEELAETVVSMATEIAAICLENSNGKQPWFCAWKRGNEYLVTQSLSCRTMKRKKETHANGSVVRKNRAPRLSEIKRKTDEHPELKERLMNRVVDESISLEDTPDSVNIFANEVAAKIMNLTELSVVDSIWQGPNHARNRLHCERWSRAKASSCESIPEEDSDSKASFNTLGLMNTFGQPVSQTSSVSKQSSCESITDEFSRFMVNQMENEGRGFDLLLDYYAGKNANNILTSALQQVAKKNGHLNVRPSCPSKQSSTESITEEFYRYMLREIEKENKDNVSSPWNSKDWCGSLLSPSLRSPFCFRQSSMPDSRSSGSRLTVSVPVKANSLDGFAHHHQDSFSVQPVSTVVSSGLCKSDSCLYQRCKTDQITDMLIHETWASSIESLMRKNKIIADEAEAAEAVQFQSDSPPHVEQYANRLAANIVESGKNLIVVQQDSFDYRSQEHVLESKHPQSTTQTQSKPKREGVYLDEKKQHMKKPGCLPAGQHREVPLIQIETDQRDEPDKGSESLISCSPSVKEHQSKEKPPETFDGKHAVSGSLLNSNSPQSRPDAEIIGETKTAEEFPSHLSSSEESTGSWSQLANDEDNPDDTSSYLQLSERSLSELIEEKVFHKEQTENTEESTSGLSVGTANCQKDLLVINFDLEPECPDAELRATLQWIAASELGIPTIYFKKSQENRIEKFSDVVQLVQRKSWKVGDIFHAVVQYCKLSEEGQVATPSLFDWLLELG, encoded by the exons CGTCTCTCCAAATCTCCCCAAACTCATCAGTTCAATGAATGTACAGCCaccaaaggaaaatgaaatagtCCTGCTGAGTGGATTAACATCAGGAAACCTTCAGGCCGATTATGAAGTTCCCCAG tgTCCTTGGCTGGCAGATGTCTGCTTGGTTCAGTGTGCAAGGGGGGACAGGAGAAACAGTGCAAGCTGCATcatttttgaaataaacaagTTTCTGATTGGACTTGAGCTTGTTCAGGAGAGACAACTGCAGATAGAAGCTCATGTCCTAAAGCCCGAAGATGACACAAACTGCTCAGTGTCCTCAATAGAAGAAGATTTCCTCACAGCATCTGAGCACCTAGAGGATGACAACGAGGCTGATGAATGTAAAACTG gTCATGAAAAGTTAAGTGTTTCAGAAGCATCCTCAGAtgtcaaaaaaaataaagtaaagGGATTTGAAAATAGCCGCTACAGAAAAACCAGGTTGCCATCTATTCTTGAAGGGAACTGTACTAATGAAGATAATGCAGCTACTGGAGTCTCTGAAGCTGTGAATGTTGTGCCTGAAGGTAACATCTTACAACCTGAAGATAAGTCAGACCAGGAAATACCACGGCAGAAGGAATTAGCTGGAAGAGCTACTTCATCCTTTAGCACTAATAATTTGACTAATGATGTTGAAAATTCCTATGCAGCACAAGATTTAGAAGATGTATCTTTAACCAAAATGGCTAAAGAGGAGCTGGGGCCTCTTCATGGCCCAACAGCAAAACACAATAGTAAGACAGATGGAGACGATTGTGCAGGTATCAGGAAAACTGATCCTCTCCCTCAAGATGAGCGAGCAACTACAGGTCAGTATGCCACAAATTTAGCAGAATCTGTTCTGCAAGACGCATTCATTAGACTGTCACAGTCTCAACCCACTTTTAGTGAGGAGGCTGCTGTCAGCATCTCCGTAGGAAGCTCCTGTAAGTCGGAAGACGCATCTGCTTCCCGATCATGGAATGAACTTCCAAAGATCGTCATAGTGCAAAGTCCAGACAGTTCTGAGCATATATCTGACTGGCCAGGGtctgccttccccagcctgtGTCACTGGACTGAATCAGAAAGTTCTGCTGAAGTTTCAGATTACTTTGAGGAAGGACATTCAAACGGACACGGCCAGAGTGCACTGGAAGTGGCTCTGGCTTGTGCAGCCACTGTTATTGGAACCATTTCTAGTCCCCAGGCTGCAGAAAAATTCAGGCAGGATGAAGAAGCCACACAGTCTAACAATGGAGCAGTTGATAACGAAGAGCACACAACACCTTCACAGCTACTTGACTGTGCTGGCACAGAATATTCATTTCCATCTGCACTGTGTGGCATGACTCAGGTAGCAAGTGCTGTAGCTGTCTGTGGTCTGggggaaacaaaagaagagaagTACCCTGCAACTTCAAGTGGACTTCTGTCTGCTGCTCAGACTTCTGCAGCCATCACTCTACATTGCAGCATAGCTTTAGGAAGCAGCATGGAGAAGCTAAATGATAGCATTGCAGAGGCACTTCTCAAAGAGGCATCAATAATTCtgacaaaacccaacacatacaaaaatgtaGGGCATTTTATGGAATccataaatggaaaaattattgAAACAGCAACAAGACCACAGATTCCACACACCGATGAAGTAATCAGGGATGAACTTGCACAAAACTTATCCAATATTATTCTACGACATTCTATGGAGGAGGTTAGGAAAAAGAGGCAGCTACACCCCTGTTCAGAAAACTGCTCAAATACACAAGACATTTTCATGGAGACTGCAACTGGGTTGCTTTTTAACATAGTATATTTCACTTTCAAGAAGATGAATGACATAAGACAAGTTGAAGAGTGTTCTCCTCTCTTTTCCGGGGGGACAAAGGCAGAGAAAGTAACAAGAGCAGAAGAATGGTCAACACAGGCAACAGAACATGAAACTTCACACAGCCCCCTTGATCACTCTGCTGTTAAACCATTTGATACATCCTACAGCACTAGTTCTAGCAAAGATCTTGTAAATGTCACAAATACCAGGAAAAGTAATATGAAAGATGTAAATAGCAAGGAAAGTGCTACACTAGATTCAGAACCAACACGTAGAGCTACAGGGCATAATGCACTTGTTGCAAAAACATCTCCCAAGAAAAGATACCTGAAAAGAACAACACGAGACTGTTACAAATCCCCAAATCAGAGTAATAATcatcagaagaagaaagactACAGATCATTTTCAGACAGAGAAAATACCTTAGCAAACAACGAATGCAAGCATGGTGTTCAAAAACAGCTGTCTTCCAGTGCCGTCATGAATGCAGAAAACCGGGCCAAGCATAAGTCTGATGCTCTGCTAAATAATGATGTCGAGGTTAGCTTGTCTTTATTAGGAAATCATGTCTTGCTTCCTTCACAGCCTGTACTACAGGTGAAACATTCAAGGGACAAATATTATATAACAGATTTTGCAGAAGAATTGGCAGAAACAGTTGTCTCTATGGCAACAGAAATAGCTGCCATTTGTCTTGAAAATTCAAATGGAAAGCAACCTTGGTTCTGTGCGTGGAAGAGAGGCAATGAATACCTGGTGACCCAGAGTTTATCTTGCAGAaccatgaaaaggaaaaaggaaacccATGCTAATGGTTCAGTTGTTCGGAAGAACAGGGCACCTAGACTTAGTgagatcaaaagaaaaacagatgagcATCCTGAGCTAAAGGAAAGATTGATGAATCGGGTAGTAGATGAATCTATAAGCCTTGAGGACACACCAGATTCAGTCAATATCTTTGCTAATGAAGTGGCTGCCAAGATCATGAACCTCACTGAACTCTCCGTGGTTGATAGCATCTGGCAAGGTCCAAACCACGCCAGGAACAGGCTGCACTGTGAAAGATGGAGTCGAGCCAAAGCCTCAAGCTGTGAGAGCATACCTGAGGAGGACTCGGATTCCAAAGCCTCTTTCAATACCTTAGGCCTGATGAACACCTTTGGTCAACCTGTGAGCCAGACAAGTTCTGTCTCAAAGCAGTCTAGTTGTGAAAGCATTACAGATGAATTTTCAAGATTTATGGTGAACcagatggaaaatgaaggaagaggTTTTGATTTATTACTAGATTACtatgcaggaaaaaatgcaaacaacatCTTAACTTCTGCTTTGCAACAGGTAGCCAAGAAGAATGGCCATCTTAATGTAAGACCGAGTTGCCCATCCAAACAATCCAGCACAGAAAGCATAACAGAAGAATTTTATAGGTATATGctaagagaaatagaaaaagaaaataaagataatgtATCTTCTCCTTGGAATTCAAAGGACTGGTGTGGCAGTTTGCTATCACCCTCTCTACGATCACCTTTTTGCTTTAGGCAATCATCAATGCCTGACAGCAGATCATCAGGTTCTAGGCTAACAGTTAGTGTCCCAGTTAAGGCAAATTCATTAGATGGATTTGCCCACCATCACCAAGATTCCTTTAGTGTACAGCCAGTCAGTACCGTGGTTTCTTCCGGTCTTTGCAAGTCTGACTCATGCCTGTACCAAAGATGCAAGACTGACCAGATAACAGATATGTTGATTCACGAGACGTGGGCAAGTTCTATTGAATCTCTTATGCGCAAGAACAAAATCATAGCAGATgaggcagaggctgcagaggCAGTCCAGTTTCAGAGTGATTCCCCACCACATGTGGAACAATATGCAAACAGACTGGCTGCAAATATTGTTGAAAGTGGTAAAAATTTAATCGTTGTCCAGCAGGATTCTTTTGATTATAGAAGCCAAGAACATGTGCTGGAAAGCAAACATCCTCAAAGCACAACTCAGACGCAATCAAAACCCAAAAGGGAGGGAGTATATTTAGATGAGAAAAAACAGCATATGAAGAAGCCTGGATGCCTCCCTGCAGGTCAGCATAGGGAAGTGCCTTTAATTCAGATAGAAACTGATCAACGAGATGAGCCAGATAAAGGCTCAGAGTCCTTAATTTCATGTAGCCCTTCTGTAAAGGAGcaccaaagcaaagaaaagcctCCAGAAACTTTTGATGGGAAACACGCAGTTTCCGGTTCCCTACTAAATAG CAACAGTCCTCAGAGCAGGCCGGATGCTGAAATCATAGGGGAAACAAAAACAGCCGAAGAATTTCCAAGCCacctcagcagcagtgaagaaagCACTGGCAGCTGGTCCCAGCTAGCTAACGATGAGGACAACCCTGACGACACAAGTAGCTACTTACAACTCAGCGAGAGATCCCTGAG TGAATTAATAGAAGAAAAGGTTTTCCATAaagaacagacagaaaatacagagg aaagtaCTTCTGGGCTTTCAGTGGGAACAGCTAACTGTCAAAAGGACCTATTGGTCATAAACTTTGATCTGGAACCAGAGTGCCCCGATGCAGAGCTGCGAGCCACCCTGCAGTGGATAGCTGCTTCTGAACTTGGAATTCCAACCATCTATTTTAAGAAatctcaggaaaacagaatcGAAAAG ttttcagatGTTGTGCAATTAGTTCAACGGAAGTCCTGGAAAGTGGGGGATATCTTTCATGCTGTGGTGCAGTACTGCAAGCTCAGTGAGGAAGGCCAAGTGGCGACACCAAGCCTGTTTGATTGGCTCCTCGAATTGGGTTAA
- the SPHKAP gene encoding A-kinase anchor protein SPHKAP isoform X2, with translation MHEVPEHQGSSTDSSASSLGSSVTACKKILCSNSLLESTDYWLQNQRTPCQIGFLEDKSESNCASVCFVNLDANRDDCSDEQVKQRLISVSPNLPKLISSMNVQPPKENEIVLLSGLTSGNLQADYEVPQCPWLADVCLVQCARGDRRNSASCIIFEINKFLIGLELVQERQLQIEAHVLKPEDDTNCSVSSIEEDFLTASEHLEDDNEADECKTGHEKLSVSEASSDVKKNKVKGFENSRYRKTRLPSILEGNCTNEDNAATGVSEAVNVVPEGNILQPEDKSDQEIPRQKELAGRATSSFSTNNLTNDVENSYAAQDLEDVSLTKMAKEELGPLHGPTAKHNSKTDGDDCAGIRKTDPLPQDERATTGQYATNLAESVLQDAFIRLSQSQPTFSEEAAVSISVGSSCKSEDASASRSWNELPKIVIVQSPDSSEHISDWPGSAFPSLCHWTESESSAEVSDYFEEGHSNGHGQSALEVALACAATVIGTISSPQAAEKFRQDEEATQSNNGAVDNEEHTTPSQLLDCAGTEYSFPSALCGMTQVASAVAVCGLGETKEEKYPATSSGLLSAAQTSAAITLHCSIALGSSMEKLNDSIAEALLKEASIILTKPNTYKNVGHFMESINGKIIETATRPQIPHTDEVIRDELAQNLSNIILRHSMEEVRKKRQLHPCSENCSNTQDIFMETATGLLFNIVYFTFKKMNDIRQVEECSPLFSGGTKAEKVTRAEEWSTQATEHETSHSPLDHSAVKPFDTSYSTSSSKDLVNVTNTRKSNMKDVNSKESATLDSEPTRRATGHNALVAKTSPKKRYLKRTTRDCYKSPNQSNNHQKKKDYRSFSDRENTLANNECKHGVQKQLSSSAVMNAENRAKHKSDALLNNDVEVSLSLLGNHVLLPSQPVLQVKHSRDKYYITDFAEELAETVVSMATEIAAICLENSNGKQPWFCAWKRGNEYLVTQSLSCRTMKRKKETHANGSVVRKNRAPRLSEIKRKTDEHPELKERLMNRVVDESISLEDTPDSVNIFANEVAAKIMNLTELSVVDSIWQGPNHARNRLHCERWSRAKASSCESIPEEDSDSKASFNTLGLMNTFGQPVSQTSSVSKQSSCESITDEFSRFMVNQMENEGRGFDLLLDYYAGKNANNILTSALQQVAKKNGHLNVRPSCPSKQSSTESITEEFYRYMLREIEKENKDNVSSPWNSKDWCGSLLSPSLRSPFCFRQSSMPDSRSSGSRLTVSVPVKANSLDGFAHHHQDSFSVQPVSTVVSSGLCKSDSCLYQRCKTDQITDMLIHETWASSIESLMRKNKIIADEAEAAEAVQFQSDSPPHVEQYANRLAANIVESGKNLIVVQQDSFDYRSQEHVLESKHPQSTTQTQSKPKREGVYLDEKKQHMKKPGCLPAGQHREVPLIQIETDQRDEPDKGSESLISCSPSVKEHQSKEKPPETFDGKHAVSGSLLNSNSPQSRPDAEIIGETKTAEEFPSHLSSSEESTGSWSQLANDEDNPDDTSSYLQLSERSLSNGNSSTTSSLGIMDLEIYQENVPSSPMINELIEEKVFHKEQTENTEESTSGLSVGTANCQKDLLVINFDLEPECPDAELRATLQWIAASELGIPTIYFKKSQENRIEKFSDVVQLVQRKSWKVGDIFHAVVQYCKLSEEGQVATPSLFDWLLELG, from the exons CGTCTCTCCAAATCTCCCCAAACTCATCAGTTCAATGAATGTACAGCCaccaaaggaaaatgaaatagtCCTGCTGAGTGGATTAACATCAGGAAACCTTCAGGCCGATTATGAAGTTCCCCAG tgTCCTTGGCTGGCAGATGTCTGCTTGGTTCAGTGTGCAAGGGGGGACAGGAGAAACAGTGCAAGCTGCATcatttttgaaataaacaagTTTCTGATTGGACTTGAGCTTGTTCAGGAGAGACAACTGCAGATAGAAGCTCATGTCCTAAAGCCCGAAGATGACACAAACTGCTCAGTGTCCTCAATAGAAGAAGATTTCCTCACAGCATCTGAGCACCTAGAGGATGACAACGAGGCTGATGAATGTAAAACTG gTCATGAAAAGTTAAGTGTTTCAGAAGCATCCTCAGAtgtcaaaaaaaataaagtaaagGGATTTGAAAATAGCCGCTACAGAAAAACCAGGTTGCCATCTATTCTTGAAGGGAACTGTACTAATGAAGATAATGCAGCTACTGGAGTCTCTGAAGCTGTGAATGTTGTGCCTGAAGGTAACATCTTACAACCTGAAGATAAGTCAGACCAGGAAATACCACGGCAGAAGGAATTAGCTGGAAGAGCTACTTCATCCTTTAGCACTAATAATTTGACTAATGATGTTGAAAATTCCTATGCAGCACAAGATTTAGAAGATGTATCTTTAACCAAAATGGCTAAAGAGGAGCTGGGGCCTCTTCATGGCCCAACAGCAAAACACAATAGTAAGACAGATGGAGACGATTGTGCAGGTATCAGGAAAACTGATCCTCTCCCTCAAGATGAGCGAGCAACTACAGGTCAGTATGCCACAAATTTAGCAGAATCTGTTCTGCAAGACGCATTCATTAGACTGTCACAGTCTCAACCCACTTTTAGTGAGGAGGCTGCTGTCAGCATCTCCGTAGGAAGCTCCTGTAAGTCGGAAGACGCATCTGCTTCCCGATCATGGAATGAACTTCCAAAGATCGTCATAGTGCAAAGTCCAGACAGTTCTGAGCATATATCTGACTGGCCAGGGtctgccttccccagcctgtGTCACTGGACTGAATCAGAAAGTTCTGCTGAAGTTTCAGATTACTTTGAGGAAGGACATTCAAACGGACACGGCCAGAGTGCACTGGAAGTGGCTCTGGCTTGTGCAGCCACTGTTATTGGAACCATTTCTAGTCCCCAGGCTGCAGAAAAATTCAGGCAGGATGAAGAAGCCACACAGTCTAACAATGGAGCAGTTGATAACGAAGAGCACACAACACCTTCACAGCTACTTGACTGTGCTGGCACAGAATATTCATTTCCATCTGCACTGTGTGGCATGACTCAGGTAGCAAGTGCTGTAGCTGTCTGTGGTCTGggggaaacaaaagaagagaagTACCCTGCAACTTCAAGTGGACTTCTGTCTGCTGCTCAGACTTCTGCAGCCATCACTCTACATTGCAGCATAGCTTTAGGAAGCAGCATGGAGAAGCTAAATGATAGCATTGCAGAGGCACTTCTCAAAGAGGCATCAATAATTCtgacaaaacccaacacatacaaaaatgtaGGGCATTTTATGGAATccataaatggaaaaattattgAAACAGCAACAAGACCACAGATTCCACACACCGATGAAGTAATCAGGGATGAACTTGCACAAAACTTATCCAATATTATTCTACGACATTCTATGGAGGAGGTTAGGAAAAAGAGGCAGCTACACCCCTGTTCAGAAAACTGCTCAAATACACAAGACATTTTCATGGAGACTGCAACTGGGTTGCTTTTTAACATAGTATATTTCACTTTCAAGAAGATGAATGACATAAGACAAGTTGAAGAGTGTTCTCCTCTCTTTTCCGGGGGGACAAAGGCAGAGAAAGTAACAAGAGCAGAAGAATGGTCAACACAGGCAACAGAACATGAAACTTCACACAGCCCCCTTGATCACTCTGCTGTTAAACCATTTGATACATCCTACAGCACTAGTTCTAGCAAAGATCTTGTAAATGTCACAAATACCAGGAAAAGTAATATGAAAGATGTAAATAGCAAGGAAAGTGCTACACTAGATTCAGAACCAACACGTAGAGCTACAGGGCATAATGCACTTGTTGCAAAAACATCTCCCAAGAAAAGATACCTGAAAAGAACAACACGAGACTGTTACAAATCCCCAAATCAGAGTAATAATcatcagaagaagaaagactACAGATCATTTTCAGACAGAGAAAATACCTTAGCAAACAACGAATGCAAGCATGGTGTTCAAAAACAGCTGTCTTCCAGTGCCGTCATGAATGCAGAAAACCGGGCCAAGCATAAGTCTGATGCTCTGCTAAATAATGATGTCGAGGTTAGCTTGTCTTTATTAGGAAATCATGTCTTGCTTCCTTCACAGCCTGTACTACAGGTGAAACATTCAAGGGACAAATATTATATAACAGATTTTGCAGAAGAATTGGCAGAAACAGTTGTCTCTATGGCAACAGAAATAGCTGCCATTTGTCTTGAAAATTCAAATGGAAAGCAACCTTGGTTCTGTGCGTGGAAGAGAGGCAATGAATACCTGGTGACCCAGAGTTTATCTTGCAGAaccatgaaaaggaaaaaggaaacccATGCTAATGGTTCAGTTGTTCGGAAGAACAGGGCACCTAGACTTAGTgagatcaaaagaaaaacagatgagcATCCTGAGCTAAAGGAAAGATTGATGAATCGGGTAGTAGATGAATCTATAAGCCTTGAGGACACACCAGATTCAGTCAATATCTTTGCTAATGAAGTGGCTGCCAAGATCATGAACCTCACTGAACTCTCCGTGGTTGATAGCATCTGGCAAGGTCCAAACCACGCCAGGAACAGGCTGCACTGTGAAAGATGGAGTCGAGCCAAAGCCTCAAGCTGTGAGAGCATACCTGAGGAGGACTCGGATTCCAAAGCCTCTTTCAATACCTTAGGCCTGATGAACACCTTTGGTCAACCTGTGAGCCAGACAAGTTCTGTCTCAAAGCAGTCTAGTTGTGAAAGCATTACAGATGAATTTTCAAGATTTATGGTGAACcagatggaaaatgaaggaagaggTTTTGATTTATTACTAGATTACtatgcaggaaaaaatgcaaacaacatCTTAACTTCTGCTTTGCAACAGGTAGCCAAGAAGAATGGCCATCTTAATGTAAGACCGAGTTGCCCATCCAAACAATCCAGCACAGAAAGCATAACAGAAGAATTTTATAGGTATATGctaagagaaatagaaaaagaaaataaagataatgtATCTTCTCCTTGGAATTCAAAGGACTGGTGTGGCAGTTTGCTATCACCCTCTCTACGATCACCTTTTTGCTTTAGGCAATCATCAATGCCTGACAGCAGATCATCAGGTTCTAGGCTAACAGTTAGTGTCCCAGTTAAGGCAAATTCATTAGATGGATTTGCCCACCATCACCAAGATTCCTTTAGTGTACAGCCAGTCAGTACCGTGGTTTCTTCCGGTCTTTGCAAGTCTGACTCATGCCTGTACCAAAGATGCAAGACTGACCAGATAACAGATATGTTGATTCACGAGACGTGGGCAAGTTCTATTGAATCTCTTATGCGCAAGAACAAAATCATAGCAGATgaggcagaggctgcagaggCAGTCCAGTTTCAGAGTGATTCCCCACCACATGTGGAACAATATGCAAACAGACTGGCTGCAAATATTGTTGAAAGTGGTAAAAATTTAATCGTTGTCCAGCAGGATTCTTTTGATTATAGAAGCCAAGAACATGTGCTGGAAAGCAAACATCCTCAAAGCACAACTCAGACGCAATCAAAACCCAAAAGGGAGGGAGTATATTTAGATGAGAAAAAACAGCATATGAAGAAGCCTGGATGCCTCCCTGCAGGTCAGCATAGGGAAGTGCCTTTAATTCAGATAGAAACTGATCAACGAGATGAGCCAGATAAAGGCTCAGAGTCCTTAATTTCATGTAGCCCTTCTGTAAAGGAGcaccaaagcaaagaaaagcctCCAGAAACTTTTGATGGGAAACACGCAGTTTCCGGTTCCCTACTAAATAG CAACAGTCCTCAGAGCAGGCCGGATGCTGAAATCATAGGGGAAACAAAAACAGCCGAAGAATTTCCAAGCCacctcagcagcagtgaagaaagCACTGGCAGCTGGTCCCAGCTAGCTAACGATGAGGACAACCCTGACGACACAAGTAGCTACTTACAACTCAGCGAGAGATCCCTGAG CAATGGCAACAGCAGTACTACTAGCAGTCTTGGCATTATGGACCTGGAAATTTATCAGGAGAACGTGCCATCTTCTCCTATGATTAA TGAATTAATAGAAGAAAAGGTTTTCCATAaagaacagacagaaaatacagagg aaagtaCTTCTGGGCTTTCAGTGGGAACAGCTAACTGTCAAAAGGACCTATTGGTCATAAACTTTGATCTGGAACCAGAGTGCCCCGATGCAGAGCTGCGAGCCACCCTGCAGTGGATAGCTGCTTCTGAACTTGGAATTCCAACCATCTATTTTAAGAAatctcaggaaaacagaatcGAAAAG ttttcagatGTTGTGCAATTAGTTCAACGGAAGTCCTGGAAAGTGGGGGATATCTTTCATGCTGTGGTGCAGTACTGCAAGCTCAGTGAGGAAGGCCAAGTGGCGACACCAAGCCTGTTTGATTGGCTCCTCGAATTGGGTTAA